The Gillisia sp. Hel_I_86 genome has a segment encoding these proteins:
- a CDS encoding polysaccharide biosynthesis/export family protein produces MNYKLLALIGIVVLSFTSCISTKKITYLQQDATAADSIVQIQRLQKPYRIQINDLLSIRVKALDQELVGMFNPINEANVSATGEQRLYYDGFLVDPHGNIRIPSLGEINVMGFTVEEVRERIEKELLDQYFKDEANIFVTVKLAGIRYTTLGEIGSGSQVVYKEQVTIMEAVANAGGVTEYGDLTNIKIIRQYPGGEKIHSIDLTSITATKSPYYYIQPNDLILVDPLPQKALGFGTTGLATARDIVGVVTLLTSVILIFTR; encoded by the coding sequence ATGAATTATAAATTATTAGCATTAATTGGAATTGTGGTTTTAAGTTTCACCTCTTGCATTTCCACAAAGAAGATCACCTATTTACAGCAGGATGCAACAGCGGCTGATAGTATTGTTCAAATTCAGCGTCTTCAAAAACCATATAGGATCCAGATAAATGACCTTTTGAGCATTCGTGTAAAAGCCCTCGATCAGGAATTGGTTGGCATGTTTAATCCAATTAATGAAGCTAATGTAAGTGCAACAGGAGAACAACGTTTATATTATGATGGCTTTTTGGTAGATCCGCATGGTAATATTAGGATTCCGTCCTTAGGTGAGATCAATGTCATGGGTTTTACCGTAGAGGAGGTGCGGGAACGAATAGAAAAAGAATTGTTGGATCAATATTTTAAAGATGAAGCAAATATTTTTGTCACTGTGAAATTGGCAGGAATACGTTATACAACATTAGGTGAAATAGGCTCTGGTAGCCAAGTGGTATATAAAGAACAGGTAACCATTATGGAAGCTGTGGCAAATGCAGGAGGAGTTACAGAATATGGAGACTTAACCAATATTAAAATTATCAGGCAGTACCCGGGAGGTGAAAAAATTCATAGTATAGATCTTACTTCGATAACAGCAACAAAAAGTCCGTATTATTATATTCAACCCAATGATCTAATCTTGGTAGATCCATTACCTCAAAAAGCATTGGGATTTGGTACCACGGGCTTAGCGACCGCCAGGGATATTGTAGGAGTGGTTACTTTGCTGACTTCTGTAATCTTAATTTTCACAAGATAA
- a CDS encoding ABC-F family ATP-binding cassette domain-containing protein: MNYLSVENIAKSFGEVGLFSNISFGINEGQKVGFVAKNGSGKTTLLHILAGTESPDEGRVVYRKDITSAFLAQEPDLDPNLTVEETIFASDNEIMRVIAQYEKALENPNDADAYQKAFELMEMHQAWDFETQYTQILFKMKLDQLDKKVGDLSGGQKKRLALTVMLLSKPDFIILDEPTNHLDLDMIEWLEEFFRKENFTIFMVTHDRYFLENVCNEIVELEDGNLYTYKGNYSYYLDKKDARIEVDQINTDKAKQLFKKELDWMRRQPKARTTKSKSRIDDFHEIKDRASKRRKDHQVQLEINMERLGSKIVEIHKISKSYEGKQLLDKFEYNFQKGERIGIIGKNGTGKSTFLNILTSAVKPDSGKVIIGDTIKFGYYTQGGIQAKPGQKVIDVIREFGDFIPLQKGRQISAQQLLERFLFDRKKQYDFVEKLSGGERKRLYLCTVLIQNPNFLILDEPTNDLDIVTLNVLENFLLDFPGCLVVVSHDRYFMDKIVDHLFVFKGHAEVEDFPGNYSDYREYESSQIAEANGKPKNTEAKATSVKVENKEDSGLTYNEKKEFNKLEKEIANLEKKKEKIQQQFLEPLNADEIAEKSIELKEVSDSIETKTERYFELGAKEA; the protein is encoded by the coding sequence GTGAATTACTTATCGGTTGAAAATATAGCTAAATCTTTTGGGGAAGTCGGACTGTTCTCCAATATTTCTTTCGGGATCAATGAAGGACAAAAAGTAGGCTTTGTAGCTAAAAACGGAAGTGGAAAAACCACTTTGCTGCATATTTTGGCAGGTACCGAGTCTCCAGATGAAGGACGGGTGGTGTACAGGAAAGATATTACTTCGGCATTTTTAGCCCAAGAACCAGATTTGGATCCTAATTTAACTGTAGAAGAAACTATTTTCGCTTCAGATAATGAAATCATGCGGGTAATTGCCCAATACGAAAAAGCCCTCGAAAACCCCAATGATGCCGATGCCTATCAGAAAGCCTTCGAACTTATGGAAATGCATCAGGCATGGGATTTTGAAACTCAATATACCCAGATCCTTTTCAAGATGAAACTGGATCAGTTAGACAAAAAAGTGGGGGATCTTTCGGGCGGACAGAAGAAACGGTTGGCGTTAACAGTGATGCTCTTAAGCAAACCAGATTTTATTATTCTGGATGAGCCTACCAACCACCTCGATTTGGATATGATAGAATGGTTGGAAGAATTCTTCCGGAAAGAGAATTTTACCATTTTCATGGTAACCCATGATAGGTATTTTCTTGAGAATGTGTGCAACGAGATCGTGGAATTGGAAGATGGAAATCTTTATACCTATAAAGGAAATTACTCCTATTATTTGGATAAAAAAGATGCGAGAATAGAGGTAGATCAAATAAATACCGATAAAGCAAAGCAACTTTTTAAAAAGGAACTGGATTGGATGCGCAGGCAGCCAAAAGCCCGGACCACCAAATCCAAATCCCGTATAGACGATTTTCATGAAATCAAGGATCGAGCTTCCAAAAGGCGCAAAGATCACCAGGTTCAGCTGGAAATCAATATGGAACGTTTGGGAAGCAAGATCGTAGAGATCCACAAGATCTCTAAAAGCTACGAAGGCAAACAACTCTTGGATAAATTTGAATACAACTTTCAAAAAGGGGAGCGTATCGGGATCATTGGGAAAAACGGAACCGGAAAATCCACATTTTTAAACATTTTAACCAGTGCGGTAAAGCCAGATTCCGGAAAAGTGATTATTGGAGACACCATTAAATTTGGATATTATACGCAAGGTGGAATTCAGGCTAAACCGGGTCAAAAAGTGATCGATGTGATTCGTGAGTTTGGAGATTTCATCCCATTGCAAAAAGGAAGACAGATTTCTGCACAGCAGCTATTGGAACGTTTCCTTTTCGATCGTAAAAAGCAATACGACTTTGTAGAGAAGTTAAGTGGTGGAGAACGCAAGCGGCTTTATTTGTGTACTGTTCTTATTCAGAATCCAAACTTTCTGATCTTGGATGAACCAACAAACGATCTGGACATTGTTACCCTAAACGTCTTGGAGAATTTCTTGCTGGATTTCCCTGGTTGTTTGGTTGTGGTTTCTCACGACAGGTATTTTATGGATAAAATCGTGGATCATCTTTTTGTTTTTAAAGGTCATGCTGAAGTGGAAGATTTCCCGGGCAATTATTCCGATTACCGGGAATATGAATCCAGCCAGATTGCTGAAGCCAACGGAAAACCAAAAAATACTGAAGCAAAAGCAACTTCGGTTAAAGTTGAAAACAAAGAAGATAGTGGACTAACCTATAACGAAAAGAAGGAATTCAATAAGCTCGAAAAAGAAATCGCTAATCTAGAGAAGAAGAAAGAAAAAATCCAGCAACAATTTTTAGAGCCATTAAATGCAGATGAGATTGCTGAAAAATCCATAGAATTAAAGGAGGTTTCTGATAGTATTGAAACAAAAACAGAGCGCTATTTTGAATTGGGGGCTAAAGAAGCCTAA
- a CDS encoding O-methyltransferase, protein MHQILAYIKFLYKSTNQHGVHSPFVYDLLTKCLYSKENNPHKNKFQEYYTKLRNDKKTIKVTEFGAGSRVFKSNDRQVSAIAKNAGIPLKRALLLNKLVSYFQFESGLELGTSIGISSMAIAMGNPISLTTLEGCPETAKVAQSYFKEFGLKNINLQIGEFDISLNSILKEPHQKFDLIYFDGNHQKEPTLKYFETLLPLAHNNSVFIFDDIHWSQEMEEAWEEIKEYPEVRVTIDSFFWGIVFFRKEQEKEHFTIRL, encoded by the coding sequence TTGCACCAAATTTTAGCATACATAAAATTCTTGTACAAATCTACCAATCAACATGGGGTACACTCGCCTTTTGTATATGACCTGCTTACAAAATGTCTTTATTCAAAAGAAAACAATCCTCATAAAAACAAGTTTCAAGAATATTACACCAAACTCCGAAACGACAAAAAAACCATCAAGGTAACGGAGTTTGGTGCTGGAAGTCGGGTTTTTAAATCCAATGATCGCCAGGTTTCAGCTATCGCAAAAAATGCAGGAATTCCTTTAAAGAGAGCACTTCTTTTAAACAAATTGGTTTCTTATTTTCAGTTTGAATCTGGGCTGGAACTAGGAACCTCTATTGGGATCTCATCCATGGCAATTGCCATGGGAAACCCTATTTCACTAACCACGCTAGAAGGTTGCCCAGAAACGGCCAAAGTAGCTCAAAGCTATTTTAAGGAATTTGGATTAAAAAACATCAATCTACAAATTGGGGAATTCGATATAAGTCTGAATTCCATCTTAAAAGAACCACATCAAAAATTCGATCTCATTTATTTTGACGGAAACCATCAAAAAGAACCTACTTTAAAATACTTTGAAACACTTTTACCTTTGGCCCATAACAATTCGGTTTTTATATTTGATGATATCCATTGGTCCCAAGAAATGGAGGAAGCTTGGGAAGAGATAAAAGAATACCCTGAAGTGAGGGTAACGATAGATAGTTTTTTCTGGGGAATTGTTTTTTTTAGAAAAGAGCAGGAAAAAGAGCATTTCACAATTCGATTGTAA
- a CDS encoding ABC transporter ATP-binding protein: MSKVIEIRSITRDFPLGQEIIKVLKGIDLDIERGEYVAFMGPSGSGKSTLMNLLGCLDTPTSGQYILNGNDVSKMSDDELAEIRNKEIGFVFQTFNLLPRTTALENVALPMVYAGFSKAERKTRAEEVLANVGLADRMDHKPNQLSGGQRQRVAVGRALVNKPSIILADEPTGNLDSITSLEIMNLFDEIHAAGNTVILVTHEEDVAKHAHRIIRLRDGIVESDVRKETIASDKSL; encoded by the coding sequence ATGAGCAAGGTTATTGAGATACGAAGCATTACTCGGGATTTTCCCTTAGGACAAGAGATCATTAAGGTTTTAAAGGGAATAGATCTGGATATAGAAAGAGGAGAATATGTAGCATTTATGGGACCTTCCGGTTCTGGAAAATCCACTTTAATGAATCTCCTTGGTTGCCTGGACACACCAACTTCTGGTCAATATATTCTTAACGGGAACGATGTAAGTAAGATGAGTGACGATGAACTTGCAGAAATTCGCAACAAGGAAATTGGTTTTGTGTTCCAAACTTTTAATTTATTGCCACGAACCACCGCACTGGAAAATGTTGCATTGCCCATGGTGTATGCCGGTTTCTCTAAAGCCGAGCGTAAAACTCGCGCAGAAGAAGTGCTTGCCAATGTTGGGCTAGCCGATAGAATGGACCATAAACCCAATCAGTTATCGGGAGGGCAGCGTCAGCGTGTGGCAGTAGGAAGGGCCTTGGTTAACAAACCCTCCATTATTCTTGCCGATGAGCCAACCGGAAACCTGGATTCTATTACTTCTTTGGAGATCATGAATTTATTTGATGAGATTCATGCTGCTGGAAACACGGTGATCCTAGTAACTCATGAAGAGGATGTTGCAAAACATGCCCACAGAATTATAAGACTTAGAGATGGAATTGTTGAAAGTGATGTTCGAAAAGAGACCATAGCTTCAGATAAAAGTTTATAA
- a CDS encoding cob(I)yrinic acid a,c-diamide adenosyltransferase, protein MKIYTKTGDKGTTSLFGGTRVPKHHIRIESYGTIDELNSHIGLVKDQEVGDQTRNILNRIQDRLFTIGATLATDPEKAVLKSGQERLNIPTITAEDIQLLEKEMDSMNEELPEMTHFVLPGGHSSVSICHIARCVCRRAERLSTALYELSPFDELVLQYLNRLSDYLFVLARKLSKDLHANEVKWIPEKRN, encoded by the coding sequence ATGAAAATATACACCAAAACCGGTGATAAAGGAACTACTTCCCTATTTGGGGGAACCAGGGTTCCAAAACACCACATTCGAATAGAGAGTTACGGAACAATAGATGAATTGAATTCACATATTGGGCTGGTAAAAGATCAGGAAGTTGGGGACCAAACCCGGAACATATTAAATAGGATCCAAGATAGGTTGTTTACCATAGGAGCAACCCTTGCAACAGATCCTGAAAAGGCAGTTTTAAAAAGCGGACAGGAACGTTTAAATATCCCTACGATAACAGCAGAAGACATCCAACTTCTGGAAAAGGAAATGGATTCCATGAATGAGGAGCTGCCAGAAATGACTCATTTTGTGCTTCCCGGAGGGCATTCCTCTGTGTCAATATGTCACATAGCTCGCTGCGTTTGCCGTCGTGCAGAGCGTTTATCTACAGCTCTTTACGAGTTAAGTCCGTTCGACGAATTGGTTTTACAATACCTTAACAGGCTATCTGACTACCTATTTGTGCTGGCACGGAAATTGTCCAAAGACTTACATGCAAATGAGGTAAAATGGATTCCTGAAAAGAGGAATTAA
- a CDS encoding DUF2795 domain-containing protein — MYWTLELASYLSDAPWPATKDELIDYAIRTGAPLEVVENLQSIEDEGDSYDSIEEIWPDYPTDEDYLWNEDEY; from the coding sequence ATGTATTGGACATTAGAATTGGCATCTTATTTAAGCGATGCACCTTGGCCGGCAACAAAAGATGAATTAATTGACTACGCAATTCGAACGGGAGCACCATTAGAAGTAGTAGAAAACCTTCAATCCATAGAGGATGAAGGAGATTCATATGACTCTATTGAAGAAATCTGGCCCGACTATCCTACAGACGAAGATTACCTTTGGAACGAGGATGAATATTAG
- the secA gene encoding preprotein translocase subunit SecA: MSFLDSVLKVFVGDKSKKDVKEIQPIVEKIKALEKEFEALSLDELREKTVVFRKKIADGTKDIRSKIEALNSEADASEDITRNEDIYAEVDALKDEMYNTTEGILNDILPEAFATVKETAKRFVYNPKLKVTATAFDREISAEKDYVELEGDHAIWSNSWDAAGKPITWDMIHYDVQLIGGVAMHQGKIAEMQTGEGKTLVATLPMYLNALSGNGVHLVTVNDYLAKRDSAWMAPIFQFHGISIDCIDYHRPNSAARRKAYNADITYGTNNEFGFDYLRDNMSHSPDDLVQRPHNFAIVDEVDSVLVDDARTPLIISGPIPKGDIHEFEALKPAIQNIVDVQRSHLIKVLAEAKKLIAAGDTKEGGLQLLRVFRGLPKNKALIKFLSEEGIKQLLQKTENHYMADNNREMPKVDEELYFVIEEKNNQIDLTDKGVEFLSGKDDPDFFVMPEIGMEIAKIDNEGLSKEEEVEKKEELFREYSVKSDRIHTMRQLLKAYTLFEKDTEYVVMENKVKIVDEQTGRIMDGRRYSDGLHQAIEAKENVKIEDATQTFATVTLQNFFRMYRKLSGMTGTAVTEAGELWEIYKLDVVEIPTNRPIVRFDREDLVYKTKREKFNAVIDEVTKLSNAGRPVLIGTTSVEISELLSRMLKLRNVPHNVLNAKLHKKEADIVAEAGNAGIVTIATNMAGRGTDIKLSKEVKEAGGLAIIGTERHDSRRVDRQLRGRAGRQGDPGSSQFYVSLEDNLMRLFGSERIAKLMDRMGLEEGEVIQHSMISKSIERAQKKVEENNFGVRKRLLEYDDVMNAQREVIYKRRYHALFGDRLKVDIANMIFDTSEVIAEYNKAASDYKNFEFELIRYFSMSSPVSEEDFGKMDVQQIAGIVYKAAFEHYHNKMERTATLAYPIIKNVYEDPANNFERIAVPFTDGVKSLQVVTNLEKAYETEGKQLTKDFEKNITLAIIDESWKTHLRKMDELKQSVQLAVHEQKDPLLIYKFEAFELFKSMIEQVNKDVISFLFKGEIPEGNTTNIQEARQPKRREKIETTKEEIPNLDERSAQSRAAGQTQSRPQVTETIVRDQPKINRNDKVTIKNVMSGENKTLKYKQAIPLLDKGDWVLTGQES; encoded by the coding sequence ATGAGTTTTTTAGATTCTGTATTAAAAGTCTTTGTTGGCGATAAGTCCAAGAAAGACGTTAAAGAAATACAACCTATAGTAGAGAAAATCAAAGCTTTGGAAAAGGAGTTCGAAGCGCTTTCTTTAGATGAACTACGGGAAAAAACAGTTGTTTTTAGAAAGAAAATCGCCGATGGCACTAAAGATATCCGCTCAAAAATTGAAGCCTTAAACAGCGAAGCAGATGCATCTGAAGATATTACCAGAAATGAAGATATCTACGCAGAGGTCGATGCCTTAAAGGATGAAATGTATAATACCACAGAAGGTATCCTTAACGACATTCTTCCCGAAGCCTTTGCTACCGTAAAAGAAACGGCCAAACGTTTTGTATATAATCCCAAGCTAAAGGTTACCGCTACAGCTTTCGATAGAGAAATCTCTGCAGAGAAAGACTATGTGGAGTTGGAAGGAGATCATGCAATTTGGAGCAACTCTTGGGATGCTGCCGGAAAACCGATCACTTGGGACATGATTCATTATGATGTTCAGTTAATTGGTGGTGTGGCCATGCACCAAGGTAAAATTGCCGAAATGCAAACTGGGGAAGGTAAGACACTCGTTGCAACCCTTCCCATGTATTTAAATGCCTTAAGCGGAAACGGGGTACACCTTGTGACCGTGAACGATTATTTGGCAAAAAGGGATAGCGCTTGGATGGCTCCCATTTTTCAGTTCCACGGAATTAGTATCGATTGTATAGATTATCACAGGCCAAACTCTGCTGCAAGAAGAAAAGCATATAATGCAGACATCACGTATGGCACCAACAATGAGTTTGGTTTCGATTATTTAAGGGATAACATGTCCCATTCTCCAGATGATTTGGTGCAACGCCCACACAATTTTGCAATTGTAGATGAGGTGGATTCGGTTTTGGTAGATGATGCAAGAACACCTTTGATCATTTCAGGTCCTATTCCAAAAGGAGATATTCATGAATTTGAAGCTTTAAAACCTGCAATCCAGAATATTGTAGACGTTCAGAGAAGTCATCTGATCAAGGTGCTAGCTGAAGCCAAAAAATTGATAGCTGCCGGTGACACTAAAGAAGGTGGACTTCAACTTTTAAGGGTTTTTAGGGGTTTACCAAAAAACAAGGCACTTATAAAATTCCTCAGTGAAGAGGGTATTAAGCAGCTTCTTCAGAAAACCGAGAATCATTACATGGCAGATAACAATCGTGAGATGCCAAAAGTAGATGAAGAACTTTATTTTGTTATCGAAGAAAAAAACAATCAGATAGATCTTACCGATAAAGGGGTGGAATTTTTATCTGGAAAAGATGATCCGGACTTTTTCGTAATGCCGGAAATTGGGATGGAGATCGCTAAGATCGATAATGAAGGACTTAGCAAGGAAGAGGAAGTAGAGAAAAAAGAAGAGCTTTTCCGTGAATATAGTGTGAAAAGTGACCGTATACATACCATGCGCCAGTTGTTAAAAGCCTATACCTTGTTTGAAAAGGACACAGAATATGTGGTCATGGAGAACAAAGTGAAGATCGTAGATGAGCAAACTGGTCGTATCATGGACGGGAGAAGATATAGCGATGGTTTGCACCAAGCTATTGAAGCTAAAGAGAATGTAAAAATTGAAGATGCTACGCAAACTTTTGCAACGGTAACCCTACAGAATTTCTTTAGAATGTACCGCAAACTTTCAGGGATGACGGGAACTGCGGTTACTGAAGCGGGGGAATTATGGGAGATCTATAAATTGGATGTGGTGGAAATTCCAACCAATAGACCAATTGTACGATTTGACCGTGAGGACCTTGTTTACAAGACCAAGCGTGAAAAATTCAATGCGGTGATAGATGAAGTAACCAAACTTTCGAATGCTGGAAGACCAGTTCTTATTGGAACAACTTCTGTAGAGATTTCGGAATTGTTGAGTAGAATGCTGAAATTGAGAAACGTTCCCCATAATGTATTGAATGCAAAATTGCACAAGAAAGAAGCAGATATTGTTGCTGAAGCTGGAAATGCTGGGATCGTTACAATTGCAACCAACATGGCAGGTCGTGGTACGGATATTAAATTGAGCAAAGAGGTTAAAGAAGCAGGTGGTTTGGCCATTATAGGTACAGAACGCCATGACTCCAGGCGTGTCGATAGACAGTTACGTGGTCGTGCAGGTCGTCAGGGAGATCCGGGAAGTTCCCAGTTCTACGTTTCGTTGGAAGATAATTTGATGCGTTTATTTGGATCTGAAAGGATCGCGAAATTAATGGATAGAATGGGCTTGGAAGAAGGTGAAGTAATTCAGCATTCCATGATCTCCAAATCCATTGAACGTGCACAGAAAAAAGTTGAAGAAAACAACTTTGGGGTTCGTAAACGTTTATTGGAGTACGATGATGTAATGAATGCCCAAAGAGAGGTGATCTACAAACGTCGTTACCATGCACTTTTTGGGGATCGGTTAAAGGTAGATATCGCCAATATGATCTTTGATACTTCTGAAGTTATAGCTGAATATAACAAAGCAGCATCCGATTATAAGAATTTTGAATTCGAACTTATCCGTTACTTCTCTATGAGCTCTCCCGTTTCTGAAGAGGATTTTGGAAAAATGGATGTGCAACAGATCGCTGGAATTGTTTATAAGGCAGCATTCGAGCATTATCATAATAAGATGGAACGCACGGCTACGTTGGCGTATCCAATTATTAAAAATGTATACGAAGATCCAGCTAATAATTTCGAGCGTATCGCAGTTCCTTTTACAGATGGTGTGAAAAGCTTACAGGTTGTCACCAATCTTGAAAAAGCATACGAAACGGAAGGAAAACAACTGACAAAAGATTTTGAAAAGAACATCACCCTTGCAATTATAGATGAATCCTGGAAAACGCATTTGCGTAAGATGGACGAATTGAAGCAGAGTGTGCAATTAGCGGTACACGAACAAAAAGATCCTTTATTGATCTATAAGTTTGAAGCTTTTGAGCTGTTTAAATCCATGATAGAACAAGTAAACAAAGATGTGATCTCATTCCTGTTCAAAGGAGAAATTCCAGAAGGAAATACTACCAATATCCAGGAAGCACGTCAGCCTAAACGTCGTGAAAAAATTGAAACCACTAAGGAAGAAATTCCAAATCTAGATGAACGCTCCGCACAAAGCAGGGCTGCGGGTCAAACACAATCCCGTCCTCAAGTAACCGAAACCATTGTTCGCGATCAACCAAAGATTAATAGGAATGATAAGGTTACCATTAAAAATGTGATGAGTGGTGAGAATAAAACCTTAAAGTACAAGCAAGCAATCCCGCTTTTGGATAAAGGAGACTGGGTGCTTACCGGTCAAGAAAGCTAG
- a CDS encoding DUF4199 domain-containing protein: MNKVSIEIKWGVIFTIIALLWMVFEKAMGWHDVYIAKHAIYTNFFGIIAVLIFVLALRDKKANFYNGIMTWRQGFVAGLIVTIVITVLSPLSQFVTSTYITPDYFNNVIAYSVETKVMNQEQAEAYFNLKSYIIQATFGALVMGVVTSAAVAWFLKTKKE; the protein is encoded by the coding sequence ATGAATAAAGTTTCAATAGAAATTAAGTGGGGTGTTATTTTTACAATTATAGCCCTGCTTTGGATGGTTTTTGAAAAAGCTATGGGCTGGCATGATGTTTATATTGCCAAGCATGCTATTTATACCAATTTCTTCGGAATAATAGCCGTATTAATTTTTGTCCTTGCTTTAAGGGACAAAAAAGCAAATTTCTATAATGGAATCATGACTTGGCGTCAAGGTTTCGTGGCAGGGCTAATCGTAACCATTGTAATTACAGTGTTGTCGCCTTTATCCCAGTTTGTCACCAGTACCTATATAACTCCCGATTATTTTAATAATGTGATTGCTTATAGTGTGGAAACTAAAGTGATGAACCAAGAGCAAGCTGAAGCTTATTTCAATTTGAAATCCTACATTATTCAGGCTACTTTTGGAGCATTGGTAATGGGCGTGGTAACCTCAGCAGCAGTTGCATGGTTTTTAAAGACGAAGAAGGAATAA
- a CDS encoding peptidoglycan DD-metalloendopeptidase family protein, with product MSKSNFVEFIKDCTKEFTPVLDKTFAKKDFVHIDLSETNKDIREMPIPSANAVKTFIEGYVASKNAKVAYGGYNEKRSLYQRSVIFKNETTPSERNIHIGLDLWCDTGTPILAALEGTVHSFKDNEGFGNYGPTIILEHMVGDRTFYTLYGHLSKDSIKNLSFGQIVEAGDKIGALGSRKVNGDYAPHLHFQVIKDIQGFTGDYPGVTSADKLDFYLENCPDPNLLLKID from the coding sequence ATGTCCAAATCAAATTTCGTTGAATTTATAAAGGATTGTACCAAAGAATTCACTCCTGTTCTGGATAAAACCTTTGCAAAGAAGGATTTTGTTCACATAGATCTTTCCGAAACAAATAAGGATATTCGAGAGATGCCCATTCCATCTGCGAATGCAGTGAAGACTTTTATAGAAGGCTATGTTGCTTCCAAAAACGCAAAAGTGGCTTATGGCGGTTATAATGAGAAGCGTTCCCTATACCAACGCAGTGTGATCTTCAAAAACGAAACAACCCCTTCTGAAAGGAACATACATATAGGATTGGATCTTTGGTGCGATACCGGAACTCCAATATTGGCAGCCTTAGAAGGTACGGTACATAGTTTTAAGGACAACGAAGGTTTTGGTAATTACGGACCAACAATCATCTTGGAACATATGGTGGGAGATAGAACTTTTTATACGCTTTACGGCCATTTAAGCAAAGACTCTATTAAAAACCTAAGTTTCGGGCAGATTGTGGAAGCTGGAGATAAAATCGGGGCACTTGGTTCCCGGAAGGTGAATGGAGATTATGCACCGCATTTACATTTTCAGGTTATCAAAGATATACAGGGTTTTACCGGGGATTATCCAGGAGTTACATCTGCAGACAAACTGGATTTTTATTTAGAAAATTGTCCAGATCCTAATCTATTGCTGAAGATTGATTGA
- a CDS encoding RNA polymerase sigma factor encodes MLKHQLIEDCRANNRKAQLKLYNSYCDGMFIVASRFLRDTAEAEDAMQEAFVKAFAKLHQYSGEVTFGAWLKRIVINKCLDQLKAKKLEYVALNEQLMEKVADDEAQDWQVDDGIGVAEVKAEIQELPEKYKYPLMLYLIEGYDHEEISEILKISQVASRTLVHRGKKKLQEKLKAFRNGTGY; translated from the coding sequence TTGTTAAAGCATCAACTCATAGAAGATTGTCGTGCCAACAACAGAAAAGCACAATTAAAACTATACAATAGTTATTGTGACGGGATGTTCATTGTTGCCAGCAGATTCCTTCGGGATACAGCCGAGGCAGAAGATGCCATGCAAGAAGCCTTTGTAAAGGCCTTTGCCAAACTGCATCAATATTCTGGAGAAGTAACTTTTGGGGCATGGTTAAAGCGGATCGTTATCAATAAGTGCCTCGATCAATTAAAGGCCAAAAAACTTGAATATGTTGCACTGAACGAGCAGTTGATGGAGAAGGTGGCAGATGATGAGGCTCAAGATTGGCAGGTGGATGATGGCATTGGAGTAGCGGAAGTGAAAGCTGAAATTCAGGAACTTCCAGAAAAGTATAAATATCCTCTTATGCTTTATTTAATTGAAGGTTATGATCATGAAGAGATTTCAGAAATATTGAAGATCTCACAAGTAGCCTCCAGAACATTAGTACATAGAGGAAAAAAGAAATTACAGGAAAAATTAAAAGCATTTAGAAATGGCACAGGATATTAG
- a CDS encoding DUF2911 domain-containing protein, with translation MKRSQRFPIKIIIAVIAVIIGSILIWRYATKAHSPEDISVFSEDSLKMEVVYNRPYKKGRKIFGQLVPYGKVWRTGANEATTFSTNKDILVDGSPLQSGTYTLWTIPNQDSWKVIFNSKMYPWGINLEKKAARDPNFDVLMLEAPVIKVQDTLDQFSIYFEKANDLVLFNLAWDDVKITIPIKK, from the coding sequence ATGAAAAGGTCACAGCGCTTTCCCATAAAGATCATTATCGCAGTAATTGCAGTTATCATTGGGTCAATACTTATATGGCGTTATGCTACCAAGGCTCATAGCCCAGAAGATATAAGTGTGTTTTCTGAAGATTCTTTAAAAATGGAAGTCGTTTATAATAGGCCTTATAAAAAAGGAAGGAAAATATTTGGTCAACTAGTGCCTTATGGTAAAGTTTGGAGGACGGGAGCCAATGAAGCCACCACTTTTTCTACGAATAAAGATATTTTAGTTGATGGTTCCCCCCTTCAAAGTGGAACCTATACGTTATGGACCATCCCCAATCAAGATTCTTGGAAGGTGATCTTTAATTCCAAGATGTATCCTTGGGGCATCAATCTGGAAAAAAAAGCAGCTCGCGATCCCAATTTCGATGTTTTGATGTTAGAAGCTCCTGTGATCAAGGTTCAGGACACCTTGGATCAATTCAGTATTTATTTTGAAAAGGCCAACGATCTTGTTCTATTCAATCTAGCCTGGGATGATGTTAAAATTACTATCCCGATTAAAAAATAA